From Scleropages formosus chromosome 1, fSclFor1.1, whole genome shotgun sequence, a single genomic window includes:
- the LOC108920355 gene encoding adhesion G protein-coupled receptor F5-like isoform X8, which translates to MFVDPALSQTFNYFIAIEVNVSDISVVNQLRSLLNYVQFPYMISNTIEIDSANLTTVCSPNGTGYQCKCEDQLAWSYNTCLTYTSCGNDYNNYSCGCINGLPPDGESCGYIQPTIPPSPPSSATPTPTPSSPTTENSTEANSTTLSPPPSSPTPTPSSPTTENSTEANSTIPPPTPSSATPTPSPTTTEISTETTTPPTTSSAVTPKFQVEMSFKILDTFTTDLLDPTSVKYIKFKDDIQNALTANYQYLPGFLSVIVTGFRAGSVITDFVVNTNNVSDAAIVAANTQIVKDLKIKDYIIDPNSFQALINGTEPFSITPSPVLSGNVMQMNCSPPDAMSVQSVTWKFNNSPLPNSGRYTIINQPPTLVVLNVKTDDSGVYSCVVTDNILTYTHQQVITIQPQPPIINLPLSQIYVRCGNQNIPMKCCVTYSTPGTLQINWLDNSGNQLPSSSDVMLSINERCITYTLPVTQQNCANKKFTCQVMNGKINMTAVAQLNFLAAGALLTCNDPLYGNGTDGSVAVVGCPQNFEGNLTATCINKQWQVADNCVLSVIKQIATESENLTALMVPGIATQLANAVQSNRQQIQDSPATVSAVVNILNKIAEVSKNVTEDVIQNVLETVNILVSPNTTKTWSTLNNNNENKNTSARLLGSMETISGSLAQDYISINKENLNLQKTLFSRNFSTDLNSSHILIPDTGSPNVTAITTIVFTTMNIVLPARNSTETANTTNNTNVINGIVMLVKSDTIVKNVSISFNKQNTSLGNPQCVFWNFTLFGEAGGWDSSGCTVLDDKNDSITCSCNHLTSFSILMSPFIPEAIRILLDFITYIGVSISLLSLVLCLIIEAFVWTVVTKNSTAYMRHVSIVNIAVSLLMADIWFMVGAGISDIGHSTPVGSCTAATFFTHFFYLALFFWMLISALLLLYRMVMVFSDMSKCAMMSIAFTVGYGAPLIIAVITIAVTAPQHGYFRQDSACWLNWAQTKALLAFVIPALTIVAINLLILIVVLVKILMRGVGENRQPEEKNALVVVARCVVILTPLFGLTWGFGIGTMVAPESVGFHVVFAVLNSFQGLFILIFGTLLDSRVRAAIVGRFSFVHTLSGRTRTSSGGASSSSRFSRFRRERRNAYNVSDVAASSQSGASESFINI; encoded by the exons ATGTTTGTTGACCCAGCTCTCAGTCAGACCTTCAATTACTTTATCGCCATTGAGGTGAACGTCTCCGATATCAGTGTGGTGAATCAGCTGAGGAGCCTTTTGAATTACGTACAGTTCCCCTATATGATAAGCAATACGATTGAAATCGACTCTGCGAACTTAACAACTG TGTGCTCTCCAAACGGAACTGGATACCAGTGCAAATGCGAGGACCAGCTAGCATGGTCGTACAACACCTGCCTTACATACACATCCTGCGGTAATGACTACAACAATTACTCGTGCGGATGCATCAATGGCTTGCCACCTGACGGAGAGTCCTGCGGGTACATACAGC CTACCATCCCGCCTTCTCCACCCTCTTCTGCTACACCTACACCTACACCAA GCTCTCCAACAACAGAAAACTCTACAGAAGCAAATT CTACCACCCTGTCTCCTCCACCCTCTTCTCCTACACCTACACCAA GCTCTCCAACAACAGAAAACTCTACAGAAGCAAATT CTACCATTCCACCTCCTACACCCTCTTCTGCTACACCTACACCAA GTCCTACAACAACGGAAATCTCTACAGAAACAACTA CTCCTCCAACAACATCCAGTGCAGTAACCCCTA aaTTTCAAGTGGAGATGTCATTTAAAATCTTGGATACTTTCACTACTGACTTACTAGATCCAACAtcagtaaaatatataaaattcaaAGATGACATTCAGAATGCA CTCACAGCAAATTACCAATATTTACCAGGGTTCCTTAGCGTAATTGTCACTGGATTCAG GGCCGGCAGTGTGATCACAGATTTTGTGGTGAATACAAACAATGTGAGCGATGCAGCAATTGTAGCAGCAAACACCCAAATCGTAAAGGATCTTAAGATCAAGGATTACATCATTGATCCAAATTCCTTCCAAGCACTTATTAATG GAACGGAACCCTTCAGTATAACCCCTTCTCCTGTATTATCTGGCAACGTTATGCAGATGAATTGCTCTCCACCAGACGCAATGTCAGTTCAGTCTGTGACATGGAAATTTAATAACAGTCCACTGCCAAATTCTGGAAGATACACAATCATCAATCAGCCACCAACACTTGTGGTCCTGAATGTGAAAACTGATGACAGTG GAGTCTATTCGTGTGTTGTGACGGACAATATTCTGACGTATACCCACCAACAAGTCATTACTATTCAACCACAGCCACCAATAATAAACCTGCCCCTTTCACAAATTTATGTGCGCTGTGGCAATCAGAACATACCCATGAAATGCTGTGTGACGTACAGCACTCCTGGAACACTACAGATAAATTGGCTGGATAATAGTGGAAACCAACTGCCATCTTCATCCG atGTAATGCTGTCTATCAACGAAAGATGCATTACATATACATTGCCTGTTACACAACAAAATTGTGCAAATAAAAAGTTTACTTGCCAGGTtatgaatggaaaaataaatatgacagcAGTGGCTCAACTGAACTTTTTAGCCGCAG gtgcactgctgacctgtAATGACCCACTATATGGCAATGGAACAGACGGAAGCGTAGCTGTTGTAGGTTGCCCTCAGAATTTTGAAGGCAACCTAACTGCAACATGTATTAATAAACAGTGGCAAGTAGCTGACAACTGTGTTCTGAGTGTCATCAAGCAGATAGCAACCGAGTCGGAG AATTTGACGGCTCTTATGGTTCCAGGAATTGCAACCCAGCTAGCAAATGCTGTACAAAGTAATCGACAACAAATACAGGATTCACCTGCAACAGTCTCTGCAGTTGTGAATATTCTCAACAAAATTGCAGAAGTTTCTAAAAACGTTACCGAAGACGTGATACAA AATGTGCTGGagactgtaaatattttagtgTCTCCAAACACAACCAAAACCTGGAGTACattaaacaacaacaacgagAATAAAAACACGAGCGCAAGATTACTGGGATCCATGGAAACCATTTCAGGCTCTCTGGCACAAGACTACATCTCGATAAATAAGGAGAACCTCAACTTACAGAAAACTCTATTTTCACGAAACTTTAGCACAGATCTGAACTCATCTCATATATTAATCCCAGATACAGGTTCTCCCAATGTCACAGCAATCACGACCATTGTCTTCACGACTATGAACATTGTCTTACCAGCAAGAAACAGCACTGAGACCGCAAATACTACAAACAACACAAACGTAATCAACGGAATTGTGATGTTAGTGAAGTCAGACACCATAGTTAAAAACGTGTCCATTagttttaacaaacaaaatacaagtCTGGGCAATCCACAGTGTGTCTTTTGGAACTTCACACTCTTTGGCGAAGCTGGGGGCTGGGACAGCTCAGGCTGCACGGTACTGGATGACAAGAATGACAGCATCACATGTTCCTGCAATCACCTCACTTCTTTCTCCATTTTAATGTCACCATTCATACCTGAAGCAATAAGGATTCTTCTCGATTTCATCACTTACATTGGAGTGAGCATATCATTGCTCAGTCTGGTCTTATGCCTGATTATTGAAGCATTTGTGTGGACTGTAGTGACCAAGAACAGCACAGCATACATGCGCCATGTCTCCATAGTGAACATAGCTGTGTCGCTGCTCATGGCCGATATATGGTTCATGGTTGGAGCGGGGATATCTGATATTGGTCATTCAACGCCTGTGGGTTCTTGTACTGCAGCCACCTTCTTTACTCACTTTTTCTACCTCGCCCTATTCTTCTGGATGCTCATCTCAGctctcctgctcttgtaccgTATGGTCATGGTGTTCTCCGACATGTCAAAGTGCGCCATGATGTCGATTGCCTTCACAGTAGGGTATGGAGCACCCCTTATTATTGCTGTGATAACGATCGCTGTCACCGCACCGCAGCACGGCTACTTCAGGCAGGACAGTGCTTGCTGGCTCAACTGGGCCCAGACCAAGGCCCTCCTGGCTTTTGTGATCCCAGCCTTGACCATTGTTGCAATCAACCTCCTCATCCTGATTGTGGTTCTGGTCAAGATTCTCATGAGGGGTGTGGGTGAGAACCGGCAGCCTGAAGAGAAGAATGCCTTGGTGGTTGTCGCCAGGTGTGTTGTCATTCTGACGCCCCTCTTCGGTCTCACCTGGGGCTTTGGGATTGGCACAATGGTGGCACCGGAAAGTGTTGGATTCCACGTGGTTTTTGCAGTTCTCAACTCATTCCAG GGCTTGTTTATTCTAATATTTGGAACACTTCTAGACAGCAGG GTTCGAGCAGCAATTGTAGGAAGATTTTCATTTGTGCATACTCTCTCTGGACGTACAAGG ACTTCCAGTGGGGGTGCATCCTCATCCAGCAGGTTCTCACGCTTCAGAAGGGAAAGAAGAA ATGCATACAATGTGTCAGATGTTGCAGCCTCAAGTCAGTCTGGTGCTTCTGAGTCTTTTATCAACATTTAG
- the LOC108920355 gene encoding adhesion G protein-coupled receptor F5-like isoform X9 encodes MFVDPALSQTFNYFIAIEVNVSDISVVNQLRSLLNYVQFPYMISNTIEIDSANLTTVCSPNGTGYQCKCEDQLAWSYNTCLTYTSCGNDYNNYSCGCINGLPPDGESCGYIQPTIPPSPPSSATPTPTPSSPTTENSTEANSTIPPPTPSSATPTPSPTTTEISTETTTPPTTSSAVTPKFQVEMSFKILDTFTTDLLDPTSVKYIKFKDDIQNALTANYQYLPGFLSVIVTGFRAGSVITDFVVNTNNVSDAAIVAANTQIVKDLKIKDYIIDPNSFQALINGTEPFSITPSPVLSGNVMQMNCSPPDAMSVQSVTWKFNNSPLPNSGRYTIINQPPTLVVLNVKTDDSGVYSCVVTDNILTYTHQQVITIQPQPPIINLPLSQIYVRCGNQNIPMKCCVTYSTPGTLQINWLDNSGNQLPSSSDVMLSINERCITYTLPVTQQNCANKKFTCQVMNGKINMTAVAQLNFLAAGALLTCNDPLYGNGTDGSVAVVGCPQNFEGNLTATCINKQWQVADNCVLSVIKQIATESENLTALMVPGIATQLANAVQSNRQQIQDSPATVSAVVNILNKIAEVSKNVTEDVIQNVLETVNILVSPNTTKTWSTLNNNNENKNTSARLLGSMETISGSLAQDYISINKENLNLQKTLFSRNFSTDLNSSHILIPDTGSPNVTAITTIVFTTMNIVLPARNSTETANTTNNTNVINGIVMLVKSDTIVKNVSISFNKQNTSLGNPQCVFWNFTLFGEAGGWDSSGCTVLDDKNDSITCSCNHLTSFSILMSPFIPEAIRILLDFITYIGVSISLLSLVLCLIIEAFVWTVVTKNSTAYMRHVSIVNIAVSLLMADIWFMVGAGISDIGHSTPVGSCTAATFFTHFFYLALFFWMLISALLLLYRMVMVFSDMSKCAMMSIAFTVGYGAPLIIAVITIAVTAPQHGYFRQDSACWLNWAQTKALLAFVIPALTIVAINLLILIVVLVKILMRGVGENRQPEEKNALVVVARCVVILTPLFGLTWGFGIGTMVAPESVGFHVVFAVLNSFQGLFILIFGTLLDSRVRAAIVGRFSFVHTLSGRTRTSSGGASSSSRFSRFRRERRNAYNVSDVAASSQSGASESFINI; translated from the exons ATGTTTGTTGACCCAGCTCTCAGTCAGACCTTCAATTACTTTATCGCCATTGAGGTGAACGTCTCCGATATCAGTGTGGTGAATCAGCTGAGGAGCCTTTTGAATTACGTACAGTTCCCCTATATGATAAGCAATACGATTGAAATCGACTCTGCGAACTTAACAACTG TGTGCTCTCCAAACGGAACTGGATACCAGTGCAAATGCGAGGACCAGCTAGCATGGTCGTACAACACCTGCCTTACATACACATCCTGCGGTAATGACTACAACAATTACTCGTGCGGATGCATCAATGGCTTGCCACCTGACGGAGAGTCCTGCGGGTACATACAGC CTACCATCCCGCCTTCTCCACCCTCTTCTGCTACACCTACACCTACACCAA GCTCTCCAACAACAGAAAACTCTACAGAAGCAAATT CTACCATTCCACCTCCTACACCCTCTTCTGCTACACCTACACCAA GTCCTACAACAACGGAAATCTCTACAGAAACAACTA CTCCTCCAACAACATCCAGTGCAGTAACCCCTA aaTTTCAAGTGGAGATGTCATTTAAAATCTTGGATACTTTCACTACTGACTTACTAGATCCAACAtcagtaaaatatataaaattcaaAGATGACATTCAGAATGCA CTCACAGCAAATTACCAATATTTACCAGGGTTCCTTAGCGTAATTGTCACTGGATTCAG GGCCGGCAGTGTGATCACAGATTTTGTGGTGAATACAAACAATGTGAGCGATGCAGCAATTGTAGCAGCAAACACCCAAATCGTAAAGGATCTTAAGATCAAGGATTACATCATTGATCCAAATTCCTTCCAAGCACTTATTAATG GAACGGAACCCTTCAGTATAACCCCTTCTCCTGTATTATCTGGCAACGTTATGCAGATGAATTGCTCTCCACCAGACGCAATGTCAGTTCAGTCTGTGACATGGAAATTTAATAACAGTCCACTGCCAAATTCTGGAAGATACACAATCATCAATCAGCCACCAACACTTGTGGTCCTGAATGTGAAAACTGATGACAGTG GAGTCTATTCGTGTGTTGTGACGGACAATATTCTGACGTATACCCACCAACAAGTCATTACTATTCAACCACAGCCACCAATAATAAACCTGCCCCTTTCACAAATTTATGTGCGCTGTGGCAATCAGAACATACCCATGAAATGCTGTGTGACGTACAGCACTCCTGGAACACTACAGATAAATTGGCTGGATAATAGTGGAAACCAACTGCCATCTTCATCCG atGTAATGCTGTCTATCAACGAAAGATGCATTACATATACATTGCCTGTTACACAACAAAATTGTGCAAATAAAAAGTTTACTTGCCAGGTtatgaatggaaaaataaatatgacagcAGTGGCTCAACTGAACTTTTTAGCCGCAG gtgcactgctgacctgtAATGACCCACTATATGGCAATGGAACAGACGGAAGCGTAGCTGTTGTAGGTTGCCCTCAGAATTTTGAAGGCAACCTAACTGCAACATGTATTAATAAACAGTGGCAAGTAGCTGACAACTGTGTTCTGAGTGTCATCAAGCAGATAGCAACCGAGTCGGAG AATTTGACGGCTCTTATGGTTCCAGGAATTGCAACCCAGCTAGCAAATGCTGTACAAAGTAATCGACAACAAATACAGGATTCACCTGCAACAGTCTCTGCAGTTGTGAATATTCTCAACAAAATTGCAGAAGTTTCTAAAAACGTTACCGAAGACGTGATACAA AATGTGCTGGagactgtaaatattttagtgTCTCCAAACACAACCAAAACCTGGAGTACattaaacaacaacaacgagAATAAAAACACGAGCGCAAGATTACTGGGATCCATGGAAACCATTTCAGGCTCTCTGGCACAAGACTACATCTCGATAAATAAGGAGAACCTCAACTTACAGAAAACTCTATTTTCACGAAACTTTAGCACAGATCTGAACTCATCTCATATATTAATCCCAGATACAGGTTCTCCCAATGTCACAGCAATCACGACCATTGTCTTCACGACTATGAACATTGTCTTACCAGCAAGAAACAGCACTGAGACCGCAAATACTACAAACAACACAAACGTAATCAACGGAATTGTGATGTTAGTGAAGTCAGACACCATAGTTAAAAACGTGTCCATTagttttaacaaacaaaatacaagtCTGGGCAATCCACAGTGTGTCTTTTGGAACTTCACACTCTTTGGCGAAGCTGGGGGCTGGGACAGCTCAGGCTGCACGGTACTGGATGACAAGAATGACAGCATCACATGTTCCTGCAATCACCTCACTTCTTTCTCCATTTTAATGTCACCATTCATACCTGAAGCAATAAGGATTCTTCTCGATTTCATCACTTACATTGGAGTGAGCATATCATTGCTCAGTCTGGTCTTATGCCTGATTATTGAAGCATTTGTGTGGACTGTAGTGACCAAGAACAGCACAGCATACATGCGCCATGTCTCCATAGTGAACATAGCTGTGTCGCTGCTCATGGCCGATATATGGTTCATGGTTGGAGCGGGGATATCTGATATTGGTCATTCAACGCCTGTGGGTTCTTGTACTGCAGCCACCTTCTTTACTCACTTTTTCTACCTCGCCCTATTCTTCTGGATGCTCATCTCAGctctcctgctcttgtaccgTATGGTCATGGTGTTCTCCGACATGTCAAAGTGCGCCATGATGTCGATTGCCTTCACAGTAGGGTATGGAGCACCCCTTATTATTGCTGTGATAACGATCGCTGTCACCGCACCGCAGCACGGCTACTTCAGGCAGGACAGTGCTTGCTGGCTCAACTGGGCCCAGACCAAGGCCCTCCTGGCTTTTGTGATCCCAGCCTTGACCATTGTTGCAATCAACCTCCTCATCCTGATTGTGGTTCTGGTCAAGATTCTCATGAGGGGTGTGGGTGAGAACCGGCAGCCTGAAGAGAAGAATGCCTTGGTGGTTGTCGCCAGGTGTGTTGTCATTCTGACGCCCCTCTTCGGTCTCACCTGGGGCTTTGGGATTGGCACAATGGTGGCACCGGAAAGTGTTGGATTCCACGTGGTTTTTGCAGTTCTCAACTCATTCCAG GGCTTGTTTATTCTAATATTTGGAACACTTCTAGACAGCAGG GTTCGAGCAGCAATTGTAGGAAGATTTTCATTTGTGCATACTCTCTCTGGACGTACAAGG ACTTCCAGTGGGGGTGCATCCTCATCCAGCAGGTTCTCACGCTTCAGAAGGGAAAGAAGAA ATGCATACAATGTGTCAGATGTTGCAGCCTCAAGTCAGTCTGGTGCTTCTGAGTCTTTTATCAACATTTAG
- the LOC108920355 gene encoding adhesion G protein-coupled receptor F5-like isoform X3 yields MFVDPALSQTFNYFIAIEVNVSDISVVNQLRSLLNYVQFPYMISNTIEIDSANLTTVCSPNGTGYQCKCEDQLAWSYNTCLTYTSCGNDYNNYSCGCINGLPPDGESCGYIQPTIPPSPPSSATPTPTPSSPTTENSTETNSTTLSPPPSSPTPTPSSPTTENSTETNSTTLSPPPSSPTPTPSFPTTENSTETNSTTLSPPPSSPTPTPTTTLSPPPSSPTPTPSSPTTENSTEANSTIPPPTPSSATPTPSPTTTEISTETTTPPTTSSAVTPKFQVEMSFKILDTFTTDLLDPTSVKYIKFKDDIQNALTANYQYLPGFLSVIVTGFRAGSVITDFVVNTNNVSDAAIVAANTQIVKDLKIKDYIIDPNSFQALINGTEPFSITPSPVLSGNVMQMNCSPPDAMSVQSVTWKFNNSPLPNSGRYTIINQPPTLVVLNVKTDDSGVYSCVVTDNILTYTHQQVITIQPQPPIINLPLSQIYVRCGNQNIPMKCCVTYSTPGTLQINWLDNSGNQLPSSSDVMLSINERCITYTLPVTQQNCANKKFTCQVMNGKINMTAVAQLNFLAAGALLTCNDPLYGNGTDGSVAVVGCPQNFEGNLTATCINKQWQVADNCVLSVIKQIATESENLTALMVPGIATQLANAVQSNRQQIQDSPATVSAVVNILNKIAEVSKNVTEDVIQNVLETVNILVSPNTTKTWSTLNNNNENKNTSARLLGSMETISGSLAQDYISINKENLNLQKTLFSRNFSTDLNSSHILIPDTGSPNVTAITTIVFTTMNIVLPARNSTETANTTNNTNVINGIVMLVKSDTIVKNVSISFNKQNTSLGNPQCVFWNFTLFGEAGGWDSSGCTVLDDKNDSITCSCNHLTSFSILMSPFIPEAIRILLDFITYIGVSISLLSLVLCLIIEAFVWTVVTKNSTAYMRHVSIVNIAVSLLMADIWFMVGAGISDIGHSTPVGSCTAATFFTHFFYLALFFWMLISALLLLYRMVMVFSDMSKCAMMSIAFTVGYGAPLIIAVITIAVTAPQHGYFRQDSACWLNWAQTKALLAFVIPALTIVAINLLILIVVLVKILMRGVGENRQPEEKNALVVVARCVVILTPLFGLTWGFGIGTMVAPESVGFHVVFAVLNSFQGLFILIFGTLLDSRVRAAIVGRFSFVHTLSGRTRTSSGGASSSSRFSRFRRERRNAYNVSDVAASSQSGASESFINI; encoded by the exons ATGTTTGTTGACCCAGCTCTCAGTCAGACCTTCAATTACTTTATCGCCATTGAGGTGAACGTCTCCGATATCAGTGTGGTGAATCAGCTGAGGAGCCTTTTGAATTACGTACAGTTCCCCTATATGATAAGCAATACGATTGAAATCGACTCTGCGAACTTAACAACTG TGTGCTCTCCAAACGGAACTGGATACCAGTGCAAATGCGAGGACCAGCTAGCATGGTCGTACAACACCTGCCTTACATACACATCCTGCGGTAATGACTACAACAATTACTCGTGCGGATGCATCAATGGCTTGCCACCTGACGGAGAGTCCTGCGGGTACATACAGC CTACCATCCCGCCTTCTCCACCCTCTTCTGCTACACCTACACCTACACCAA GCTCTCCAACAACAGAAAACTCTACAGAAACAAATT CTACCACCCTGTCTCCTCCACCCTCTTCTCCTACACCTACACCAA GCTCTCCAACAACAGAAAACTCTACAGAAACAAATT CTACCACCCTGTCTCCTCCACCCTCTTCTCCTACACCTACACCAA GCTTTCCAACAACAGAAAACTCTACAGAAACAAATT CTACCACCCTGTCTCCTCCACCCTCTTCTCCTACACCTACACCAA CTACCACCCTGTCTCCTCCACCCTCTTCTCCTACACCTACACCAA GCTCTCCAACAACAGAAAACTCTACAGAAGCAAATT CTACCATTCCACCTCCTACACCCTCTTCTGCTACACCTACACCAA GTCCTACAACAACGGAAATCTCTACAGAAACAACTA CTCCTCCAACAACATCCAGTGCAGTAACCCCTA aaTTTCAAGTGGAGATGTCATTTAAAATCTTGGATACTTTCACTACTGACTTACTAGATCCAACAtcagtaaaatatataaaattcaaAGATGACATTCAGAATGCA CTCACAGCAAATTACCAATATTTACCAGGGTTCCTTAGCGTAATTGTCACTGGATTCAG GGCCGGCAGTGTGATCACAGATTTTGTGGTGAATACAAACAATGTGAGCGATGCAGCAATTGTAGCAGCAAACACCCAAATCGTAAAGGATCTTAAGATCAAGGATTACATCATTGATCCAAATTCCTTCCAAGCACTTATTAATG GAACGGAACCCTTCAGTATAACCCCTTCTCCTGTATTATCTGGCAACGTTATGCAGATGAATTGCTCTCCACCAGACGCAATGTCAGTTCAGTCTGTGACATGGAAATTTAATAACAGTCCACTGCCAAATTCTGGAAGATACACAATCATCAATCAGCCACCAACACTTGTGGTCCTGAATGTGAAAACTGATGACAGTG GAGTCTATTCGTGTGTTGTGACGGACAATATTCTGACGTATACCCACCAACAAGTCATTACTATTCAACCACAGCCACCAATAATAAACCTGCCCCTTTCACAAATTTATGTGCGCTGTGGCAATCAGAACATACCCATGAAATGCTGTGTGACGTACAGCACTCCTGGAACACTACAGATAAATTGGCTGGATAATAGTGGAAACCAACTGCCATCTTCATCCG atGTAATGCTGTCTATCAACGAAAGATGCATTACATATACATTGCCTGTTACACAACAAAATTGTGCAAATAAAAAGTTTACTTGCCAGGTtatgaatggaaaaataaatatgacagcAGTGGCTCAACTGAACTTTTTAGCCGCAG gtgcactgctgacctgtAATGACCCACTATATGGCAATGGAACAGACGGAAGCGTAGCTGTTGTAGGTTGCCCTCAGAATTTTGAAGGCAACCTAACTGCAACATGTATTAATAAACAGTGGCAAGTAGCTGACAACTGTGTTCTGAGTGTCATCAAGCAGATAGCAACCGAGTCGGAG AATTTGACGGCTCTTATGGTTCCAGGAATTGCAACCCAGCTAGCAAATGCTGTACAAAGTAATCGACAACAAATACAGGATTCACCTGCAACAGTCTCTGCAGTTGTGAATATTCTCAACAAAATTGCAGAAGTTTCTAAAAACGTTACCGAAGACGTGATACAA AATGTGCTGGagactgtaaatattttagtgTCTCCAAACACAACCAAAACCTGGAGTACattaaacaacaacaacgagAATAAAAACACGAGCGCAAGATTACTGGGATCCATGGAAACCATTTCAGGCTCTCTGGCACAAGACTACATCTCGATAAATAAGGAGAACCTCAACTTACAGAAAACTCTATTTTCACGAAACTTTAGCACAGATCTGAACTCATCTCATATATTAATCCCAGATACAGGTTCTCCCAATGTCACAGCAATCACGACCATTGTCTTCACGACTATGAACATTGTCTTACCAGCAAGAAACAGCACTGAGACCGCAAATACTACAAACAACACAAACGTAATCAACGGAATTGTGATGTTAGTGAAGTCAGACACCATAGTTAAAAACGTGTCCATTagttttaacaaacaaaatacaagtCTGGGCAATCCACAGTGTGTCTTTTGGAACTTCACACTCTTTGGCGAAGCTGGGGGCTGGGACAGCTCAGGCTGCACGGTACTGGATGACAAGAATGACAGCATCACATGTTCCTGCAATCACCTCACTTCTTTCTCCATTTTAATGTCACCATTCATACCTGAAGCAATAAGGATTCTTCTCGATTTCATCACTTACATTGGAGTGAGCATATCATTGCTCAGTCTGGTCTTATGCCTGATTATTGAAGCATTTGTGTGGACTGTAGTGACCAAGAACAGCACAGCATACATGCGCCATGTCTCCATAGTGAACATAGCTGTGTCGCTGCTCATGGCCGATATATGGTTCATGGTTGGAGCGGGGATATCTGATATTGGTCATTCAACGCCTGTGGGTTCTTGTACTGCAGCCACCTTCTTTACTCACTTTTTCTACCTCGCCCTATTCTTCTGGATGCTCATCTCAGctctcctgctcttgtaccgTATGGTCATGGTGTTCTCCGACATGTCAAAGTGCGCCATGATGTCGATTGCCTTCACAGTAGGGTATGGAGCACCCCTTATTATTGCTGTGATAACGATCGCTGTCACCGCACCGCAGCACGGCTACTTCAGGCAGGACAGTGCTTGCTGGCTCAACTGGGCCCAGACCAAGGCCCTCCTGGCTTTTGTGATCCCAGCCTTGACCATTGTTGCAATCAACCTCCTCATCCTGATTGTGGTTCTGGTCAAGATTCTCATGAGGGGTGTGGGTGAGAACCGGCAGCCTGAAGAGAAGAATGCCTTGGTGGTTGTCGCCAGGTGTGTTGTCATTCTGACGCCCCTCTTCGGTCTCACCTGGGGCTTTGGGATTGGCACAATGGTGGCACCGGAAAGTGTTGGATTCCACGTGGTTTTTGCAGTTCTCAACTCATTCCAG GGCTTGTTTATTCTAATATTTGGAACACTTCTAGACAGCAGG GTTCGAGCAGCAATTGTAGGAAGATTTTCATTTGTGCATACTCTCTCTGGACGTACAAGG ACTTCCAGTGGGGGTGCATCCTCATCCAGCAGGTTCTCACGCTTCAGAAGGGAAAGAAGAA ATGCATACAATGTGTCAGATGTTGCAGCCTCAAGTCAGTCTGGTGCTTCTGAGTCTTTTATCAACATTTAG